The Immundisolibacter sp. genome contains the following window.
GAACAGCAGCGCCGGGCCGCCGGCCCGCAGCACGCGGTCGCAGATTTCGGTGACTTCCAGGCGCGGGTCGACCGGCACGGCGATGCGCTTGAGCTCCCCCAGCGCCTCCAGGCGGGCGATGAAGGCGCGCAGATCGCGGCTCACGGATTCATCCCGTAGTGGGCGGCAATGCCGGCGAACACCGCGGCACCGAACCAGTTGTTGGCTACGAAGGCCCTGAAGCAGGCGGCCGGATCGCGGTGCCGGGCGAGGTACTGGTGGTGCAGCGCGGTCAGCGCCGCCAGGCCAAGCCCGCCGTAGAACCAGGGCCCCAGGCGGGCGTTCCAGCCGACCAGTGCCAGCGTGGCCAAGGCACTTGCCTGCAGCACGCCGATGATCAGCCGGTCGTCCTCGCCAAACAGGATGGCGGTCGACTTGACGCCGACCTTGATGTCGTCGGCGCGGTCCGCCATGGCGTAGAAGGTGTCGTAGGCGACGGTCCAGAACACGTTGGCGATCAGCAGCAGCCAGGCGATGGGCGGCACCTTGTCCTGCACCGCGGCATAGGCCATCGGGATGCCCCAGCCGAAGGCCAGCCCCAGATAGATCTGCGGCAGGTGCGTCAGGCGCTTGCCGAGTGGATAGGTCACGGCCAGCAGGGCGCCGATCACGGCCAGTTCCTGGGTGCGCCGGTTCAGGGTGAGCACCAGCGCCAGCGATGCAATCAGCAGCAGCACGCAAATCACCAGCGCCTCGGCTGGCCGGATGGCGCCGCGCGCCAGCGGGCGGTTGCGCGTGCGTTCCACATGGCGGTCGACATCGCGGTCGAGGTAATCGTTGATGGCGCAGCCGGCCGAGCGCATGGTCAGCACGCCGGCCGTGAACACGGCCAGGATCTTCGGATCCGGCAGGCCGTTGCTGGCCAGCCACAGCGCCCACCAGGTCGGCCACAGCAGCAGCAGGCTGCCGATCGGCCGGTGCAGGCGCGTCAGCTCGGCATAGGCTTGCAGGTGCGCGGCCAGCCACCGCCAGGCGGTCATGGTCTTACACCTCGCCGTAGGCCAGGCCGCGGCCCAACCAGCGGTCGATGAGCCTTGGCACCGCCTCGGGGGCTTCCTGTTCCAGGCGGCTCGCCAGCGCCGGCAGGCGCGTCAGCAGCGCCCGGTCTCGCTCCAGGTCAGCCACGCGCAGGTTGATGGCGCCGGTCTGGCGCGTGCCCAGCAGCTCCCCCGGGCCGCGCAGGTCAAGGTCGCGACGGGCGATCTCGAAGCCGTCGCCGGTCTCGCGCATGGCCGCCAGCCGCGCGCGCGCCTCGCCGGACAGCGGCGGCTGATAGAGCAGCACGCAGCGGCTGTGGGCGCTGCCGCGTCCCACCCGGCCGCGCAGCTGGTGCAGCTGGGCCAGGCCCAGCCGCTGGGCGTGATCGATCACCATCAGTGTGGCGTTGGGCACGTCCACGCCGACCTCGATCACGGTGGTGGCAACCAGCAGGTCGATTTCGCGGCGCTGGAAGGCGCCCATGACGGTTTCCTTGTCGCGGCTTTTCATGCGCCCGTGCAGCAGGCCGATGCGCAGCTGCGGCAGCGCC
Protein-coding sequences here:
- the ubiA gene encoding 4-hydroxybenzoate octaprenyltransferase, yielding MTAWRWLAAHLQAYAELTRLHRPIGSLLLLWPTWWALWLASNGLPDPKILAVFTAGVLTMRSAGCAINDYLDRDVDRHVERTRNRPLARGAIRPAEALVICVLLLIASLALVLTLNRRTQELAVIGALLAVTYPLGKRLTHLPQIYLGLAFGWGIPMAYAAVQDKVPPIAWLLLIANVFWTVAYDTFYAMADRADDIKVGVKSTAILFGEDDRLIIGVLQASALATLALVGWNARLGPWFYGGLGLAALTALHHQYLARHRDPAACFRAFVANNWFGAAVFAGIAAHYGMNP